From one Rhodothermales bacterium genomic stretch:
- a CDS encoding glutamate-5-semialdehyde dehydrogenase, giving the protein MNQVTTTKLELLGQRARAASRVLSSVGTRKKNDALEAIATAIEKNTREILTENAADVDKARANGLNDALLDRLLLDEVRVTGLARDTRKIIDLPDPVGRDIESRILPNGLRLTKRRVPIGVLGVIYEARPNVTIDIATLCVKTGNTVILRGGSETIRSNMALTNVIRDALDSAGLPVDTVQYIDDPDRALVTELLQLDDYVDMIVPRGGARLHQLCRKQSTIPVITGGMGICHIFIDESADLDRAVDIVENAKVQRPSVCNALDTLLVHRSVAGTVLPAVASRLADSGVEIRAEEEAFAMLKKLGGQVNVTEAGPDDFDREWLSLVLGVRIVGHIDDAIAHIQAHSTEHSDSILTNSQTNAERFISEVNSAAVYVNASTRFTDGGEFGLGAEVAVSTQKLHARGPMGLEELTTYKWIVIGDGHIRE; this is encoded by the coding sequence ATGAATCAAGTGACGACAACAAAACTCGAACTCCTGGGCCAGCGTGCTCGTGCGGCGTCGCGTGTACTGTCCTCCGTGGGAACGCGGAAGAAGAATGACGCGCTCGAGGCGATCGCGACGGCTATCGAGAAGAACACGCGAGAGATCCTTACAGAAAACGCCGCCGACGTCGATAAGGCGCGAGCCAACGGCTTGAATGACGCTCTGCTTGATCGACTCCTGCTGGATGAGGTACGCGTTACGGGGCTAGCCCGTGACACCCGCAAAATCATCGACCTCCCCGATCCGGTTGGACGTGACATCGAGAGCCGCATCCTGCCCAATGGCCTCCGCCTCACGAAACGGCGTGTGCCAATCGGAGTCCTCGGCGTGATCTACGAGGCTCGGCCCAACGTGACCATTGATATCGCAACACTGTGCGTAAAGACGGGCAACACGGTCATCCTTCGCGGTGGAAGCGAGACGATTCGCAGCAACATGGCACTGACGAACGTGATCCGAGATGCCCTTGATTCGGCTGGACTTCCCGTCGACACCGTACAGTACATCGACGACCCCGATCGCGCTCTTGTAACCGAATTGCTCCAACTCGACGATTACGTCGACATGATCGTACCACGCGGCGGGGCGCGACTGCATCAGCTATGCCGCAAACAGAGCACAATCCCCGTTATCACGGGCGGAATGGGCATCTGTCACATTTTCATTGACGAGAGCGCAGACCTCGATCGGGCCGTTGATATTGTGGAGAACGCGAAGGTGCAACGGCCCAGTGTATGTAATGCTCTGGACACACTTCTTGTGCATCGATCGGTGGCCGGTACTGTGCTCCCGGCGGTCGCAAGTCGACTGGCCGACAGCGGCGTCGAGATCCGTGCCGAGGAGGAAGCCTTCGCGATGCTCAAGAAGCTCGGGGGACAAGTGAATGTGACCGAAGCGGGTCCGGATGACTTCGATCGGGAGTGGCTGTCGCTGGTGTTGGGAGTGCGCATCGTTGGACACATCGACGACGCCATCGCTCACATACAGGCACACAGCACCGAGCACTCCGACAGCATTCTTACCAACAGCCAGACCAACGCGGAGCGATTTATCTCCGAAGTGAACTCCGCAGCCGTTTATGTGAACGCGAGCACACGCTTCACGGACGGCGGTGAGTTCGGCCTCGGTGCAGAGGTGGCCGTAAGCACTCAGAAACTGCACGCTCGCGGGCCCATGGGGCTCGAGGAGCTGACGACATACAAATGGATCGTCATCGGCGACGGTCATATCCGCGAGTGA
- a CDS encoding glycyl-radical enzyme activating protein, with amino-acid sequence MSQSGIIFDVKRFAVHDGPGIRTTVFFKGCPLNCQWCHNPESRRHRPEALPMNGYHRCARWLRPDEPGVVGKEVTAERCLSEIEKDVIFYDQSGGGVTFSGGEPLMQPAFLGALLSGCRSRNIQTAIDTSGHAAWSDIEPLLPETDLFLYDLKIVDDEQHRLRTGVSNDQIIENLKRLHDASAHVIIRVPLIPGITDTTTNLTDIRSLVDSMDGVTDLHLLPYNTIARDKYRRFGKTDPMDHLQKQTPDELQAIRTLFSGHDLDVKIGG; translated from the coding sequence ATGAGCCAGTCCGGCATCATATTCGATGTTAAGCGCTTTGCAGTTCACGACGGGCCGGGAATCCGTACGACGGTTTTTTTCAAGGGATGCCCGCTCAATTGCCAGTGGTGCCACAATCCGGAGAGCCGGCGCCACCGCCCCGAGGCACTTCCGATGAACGGGTATCATCGGTGTGCGCGCTGGCTGCGACCAGACGAGCCGGGAGTCGTTGGAAAAGAGGTGACGGCCGAAAGGTGTCTGTCGGAAATCGAAAAGGACGTGATCTTCTATGATCAGTCGGGAGGCGGTGTCACGTTCTCCGGCGGCGAACCGCTCATGCAACCGGCTTTTCTGGGCGCACTTCTGAGTGGGTGTCGAAGCCGAAACATCCAGACCGCAATCGACACCTCCGGCCATGCGGCATGGTCGGATATCGAACCACTGCTGCCGGAGACCGACCTGTTCCTCTACGACCTCAAGATCGTGGATGATGAGCAGCATCGGCTGCGTACCGGTGTGAGCAACGACCAGATCATAGAAAACCTGAAGCGCCTGCACGATGCGAGTGCGCACGTTATTATCCGGGTACCTCTCATTCCCGGTATTACAGACACGACCACGAACCTGACGGACATCAGAAGTCTGGTAGACTCAATGGACGGTGTCACGGATTTGCACCTGCTACCCTACAACACGATTGCACGAGACAAGTATCGTCGGTTCGGAAAGACCGATCCAATGGACCATCTTCAGAAACAAACGCCCGACGAATTACAGGCGATCCGGACTCTTTTTTCCGGGCACGACCTGGATGTCAAAATCGGCGGATGA
- the proB gene encoding glutamate 5-kinase has protein sequence MYKRIIVKVGTSVLTSGTDKLDRSHMVELVRQSADLHRQGLDLIICSSGAIAAGREKLRYHGHESSISEKQMLAAVGQSSLIRAWESLFDLFDIPVGQVLLTRADIGHRLSFLNARDTLLTLLEHRIVPIVNENDAVATAEIRVGDNDNLSALVGLVAEADLLLLLTDQQGLFTSDPAKNPEAELIPEVQAIDDTLKRLAGTSTSGLGVGGMVTKLEAADTARRAGADVIIASGHTANVILRAARREPVGTVFRARESPLEQRKKRILAGSRPDGRIIVDEGAARALITDGSSLLPAGISNITGAFDRGDPVAIADAGGKEIAIGISRYGSVEAHRIAGAHSDGIQDILGYAFGPVVVHRNDMIVL, from the coding sequence ATGTACAAGAGGATCATTGTCAAGGTTGGAACCAGTGTTCTGACCAGCGGAACTGACAAGTTGGATCGCTCGCACATGGTCGAGCTCGTCCGCCAGTCCGCTGATCTTCATCGTCAGGGATTGGACCTCATCATATGTTCCTCGGGAGCGATTGCCGCAGGACGCGAGAAGCTGCGATATCATGGCCATGAGTCATCTATCTCCGAGAAGCAGATGCTTGCCGCGGTTGGCCAGTCTTCTTTGATCCGAGCCTGGGAGAGCCTGTTCGACCTTTTTGACATTCCCGTTGGGCAGGTTCTGTTAACGCGCGCGGACATCGGCCACCGCCTGAGTTTCCTGAACGCTCGAGACACCCTGCTCACCCTTCTTGAGCACCGAATCGTACCCATCGTGAACGAGAATGACGCTGTCGCAACAGCCGAGATTCGAGTCGGTGACAACGACAATCTGTCGGCGCTCGTCGGTCTGGTAGCGGAGGCCGATCTTCTGCTGCTGCTAACCGATCAGCAAGGCCTTTTCACGTCCGACCCCGCGAAGAACCCGGAGGCCGAACTCATTCCCGAAGTACAGGCGATCGACGATACGCTGAAGAGACTCGCCGGTACGAGCACTTCGGGCCTGGGCGTGGGTGGCATGGTGACCAAGCTGGAAGCAGCCGATACCGCGCGCAGAGCAGGGGCCGACGTGATTATCGCCTCAGGGCACACGGCGAACGTCATCCTTCGCGCTGCGCGGCGAGAGCCGGTCGGGACCGTGTTCCGAGCCCGTGAAAGCCCCCTCGAACAGCGGAAGAAACGAATACTCGCGGGTTCGCGTCCGGACGGACGTATCATTGTCGACGAGGGTGCGGCGCGCGCGCTGATCACCGACGGAAGCAGCCTGCTACCGGCAGGTATATCCAACATCACGGGCGCATTCGATCGGGGCGATCCGGTGGCGATCGCCGATGCAGGTGGAAAGGAGATCGCCATCGGGATTTCACGCTACGGATCTGTGGAAGCACATCGCATAGCAGGTGCCCACTCGGACGGGATTCAGGATATTCTGGGTTATGCATTCGGACCTGTCGTAGTCCACCGAAACGACATGATCGTGCTCTGA